In Lepidochelys kempii isolate rLepKem1 chromosome 8, rLepKem1.hap2, whole genome shotgun sequence, a single genomic region encodes these proteins:
- the LOC140915875 gene encoding uncharacterized protein gives MDTSQPSSTRQGEEEESISNGAEEEGDTTASLDACSQELFSSQEEGSQSQQLVLGKGQTPEEVPDATLRSQPSVLSPAKRLQRIRKRPRRSKEDMLHEVMQQSLNENQKAQEWRESERRVRQQNADHRHQSMERLLSIMERQADLMHALIAMQVEHYRAHLSLQPLSQNSFPCATMSPPTHFPPHPGSYHHQLPPTPVASPPSPANYDLYPLRSTPITMHFSQPEVQHSLYSTPDRKAEYDNRTYANL, from the exons ATGGATACTTCacagcccagttcaacaaggcagggggaggaggaggaaagcatcAGCAacggtgctgaggaggagggagacaccacggcatccctagatgcatgcagccaggagctgttctcaagccaggaggaaggtagccagtcacagcagctGGTGCTTGGgaaaggacaaacaccagaggaggtgcctg atgcaaccttgagatctcagccgtctgtgttatcaccggccaaaagactccaaagaattaggaagaggccccgtagaagcaaagaggacatgctgcatgaagtaatgcagcagtcccttaatgaaaatcaaaaagcgcaagagtggcgggagagtgaaaggagggtccgccagcagaatgcggatcacCGGCACCAAAGCATGGAGCGGCTGCTAAgcattatggagcgccaagcggacttgATGCATGCGCTTATAGCCATGCAGGTGGAGCACTACCGCGcccacctctccctgcagcccttgtcccaaaactctttcccttgtgccaccatgtcacctccaacccactttcccccacatccgggttcttatcaccaccagctgcctccaacacctgtagcttcaccacccagccctgcaaactatgaCCTTTACCCACTGCGCTCAACTCcaatcaccatgcattttagccagcctgaagtgcagcactcattgtacagcactccagacaggaaggctgagtatgataacaggacatatgcaaatctgtga
- the LOC140915876 gene encoding heme-binding protein 2-like isoform X1, translated as MASDGHQQGSGWDSTTSTPKHSRFLFWSPSSEASETALTGNGTLDGEARALSSGEMIKSFKQRFLSLELQSPRWSSAEITVQDYELRHYETAKWASTVIKGKMQKEALCQGFWKLFYYIQGKNEKEMKIEMTVPVTCLVKSGCTDFKVSFFVPFEHQESPPTAPDVFIEERKGEAIFVRSFGGFASPEKYAEEAQALARILKNAGQPFHEDFYYTAGYDSPFKLFNRHNEVWYFKK; from the exons AT GGCTTCAGATGGCCACCAGCAGGGGTCAGGATGGGATTCCACTACCTCCACCCCAAAGCATtctaggtttttgttttggtctccttcttctgaagcatcagagactGCCCTGACTGGAaatgggacactggatggggaggccagggctctgag CTCAGGAGAGATGATCAAGTCCTTCAAACAGAGATTTTTGTCGCTGGAGCTGCAGTCACCCAGGTGGAGCTCAGCAGAGATCACG GTGCAAGATTACGAGCTGCGTCACTATGAGACGGCCAAATGGGCTAGCACAGTAATTAAAGGAAAGATGCAGAAGGAGGCATTGTGCCAGGGCTTCTGGAAACTCTTCTACTACATTCAGGGGAAGAATGAGAAAG AGATGAAGATTGAGATGACTGTGCCGGTGACGTGCCTGGTGAAATCTGGTTGCACAGACTTCAAGGTCTCATTCTTTGTGCCATTCGAGCACCAAGagtccccccccacagccccagacGTCTTCATTGAGGAGCGGAAGGGAGAGGCCATCTTTGTCAG GTCCTTTGGTGGGTTTGCCTCTCCAGAGAAATATGCTGAGGAAGCCCAGGCACTGGCAAGAATCCTAAAGAATGCAGGTCAGCCATTCCATGAAGACTTCTATTACACTGCTGGCTATGACAGTCCCTTCAAGCTCTTCAATAGGCACAATGAAGTGTGGTATTTCAAGAAGTAA
- the LOC140915876 gene encoding heme-binding protein 2-like isoform X2, whose translation MIKSFKQRFLSLELQSPRWSSAEITVQDYELRHYETAKWASTVIKGKMQKEALCQGFWKLFYYIQGKNEKEMKIEMTVPVTCLVKSGCTDFKVSFFVPFEHQESPPTAPDVFIEERKGEAIFVRSFGGFASPEKYAEEAQALARILKNAGQPFHEDFYYTAGYDSPFKLFNRHNEVWYFKK comes from the exons ATGATCAAGTCCTTCAAACAGAGATTTTTGTCGCTGGAGCTGCAGTCACCCAGGTGGAGCTCAGCAGAGATCACG GTGCAAGATTACGAGCTGCGTCACTATGAGACGGCCAAATGGGCTAGCACAGTAATTAAAGGAAAGATGCAGAAGGAGGCATTGTGCCAGGGCTTCTGGAAACTCTTCTACTACATTCAGGGGAAGAATGAGAAAG AGATGAAGATTGAGATGACTGTGCCGGTGACGTGCCTGGTGAAATCTGGTTGCACAGACTTCAAGGTCTCATTCTTTGTGCCATTCGAGCACCAAGagtccccccccacagccccagacGTCTTCATTGAGGAGCGGAAGGGAGAGGCCATCTTTGTCAG GTCCTTTGGTGGGTTTGCCTCTCCAGAGAAATATGCTGAGGAAGCCCAGGCACTGGCAAGAATCCTAAAGAATGCAGGTCAGCCATTCCATGAAGACTTCTATTACACTGCTGGCTATGACAGTCCCTTCAAGCTCTTCAATAGGCACAATGAAGTGTGGTATTTCAAGAAGTAA